A genomic window from Candidatus Denitrolinea symbiosum includes:
- a CDS encoding 2-oxoglutarate ferredoxin oxidoreductase subunit beta: protein MTETLPMVGAAPANVNAIGLSRKDYIGNPTTLCQGCGHNSISSQIIAACYEMNLTPEKIVKFSGIGCSSKSPTYFLNRSFGFNGLHGRMPSLATGALFADRSLRGIGVSGDGDSASIGMGQFKHIMRRNMEMVYIVENNGVYGLTKGQFSATAEVGLELKKQGVNLYMPIDICMEAMASNATFVARSFAGDPKQVKELIKAALAHKGIAMLDIISPCVTFNNEDSSYHSYAWGKDHESPLHEVAFIPARDEITVEDFEPGTVREVELHDGSAIRLKKLGEDYDPTNRMEALRMLEEAQRENQLVTGLIYVDAQKPGFTETYGLVDTPLNRLAEADLRPLPETIKTINAMMF, encoded by the coding sequence ATGACCGAAACGCTACCCATGGTCGGCGCGGCCCCCGCAAACGTGAATGCCATCGGGCTGAGCCGAAAGGATTATATCGGAAACCCCACCACCCTGTGCCAGGGCTGCGGACACAACTCGATCTCCAGCCAGATCATCGCCGCGTGTTACGAGATGAACTTGACGCCGGAGAAGATCGTCAAGTTCAGCGGCATCGGCTGTTCGAGTAAATCGCCCACCTACTTCCTGAACCGGTCCTTTGGGTTCAACGGCCTGCACGGACGCATGCCCTCCCTTGCCACGGGCGCGCTGTTTGCCGATCGGTCGCTGCGCGGCATCGGCGTTTCGGGCGACGGCGACTCGGCCAGCATCGGCATGGGACAGTTCAAACACATCATGCGCCGCAACATGGAAATGGTCTACATCGTCGAGAACAACGGCGTGTACGGCCTCACCAAGGGACAGTTTTCCGCCACCGCCGAGGTGGGTCTCGAGCTTAAGAAGCAGGGCGTGAATCTGTACATGCCCATTGACATCTGCATGGAGGCCATGGCCTCGAACGCGACCTTTGTGGCGCGTTCCTTCGCGGGCGACCCGAAGCAGGTGAAGGAGCTCATCAAGGCCGCGCTGGCGCACAAGGGCATCGCCATGCTCGACATCATCAGCCCATGCGTCACGTTCAACAACGAGGACAGTTCTTATCACTCTTACGCCTGGGGCAAGGACCACGAATCGCCCCTGCACGAGGTCGCGTTCATCCCGGCGCGCGACGAGATCACCGTCGAAGACTTTGAGCCGGGCACCGTGCGCGAGGTGGAACTGCACGACGGCTCGGCCATTCGGCTGAAAAAATTGGGCGAGGATTACGATCCCACCAACCGCATGGAAGCCTTGAGAATGCTCGAAGAGGCCCAGCGCGAGAATCAACTGGTAACCGGCCTGATCTACGTGGACGCTCAAAAGCCCGGCTTCACCGAGACTTACGGACTCGTGGATACGCCTCTCAATCGCCTCGCTGAGGCCGACCTCCGCCCGCTCCCCGA
- a CDS encoding 2-oxoacid:acceptor oxidoreductase subunit alpha, protein MNQKIVNDFSITVGTVNGSGSSTANTTILRAIFKMGIPVSGKNLFPSNIQGLPTWYTIRVSKDGYIGRDEKNHIVATINPASFTRDLESVAPGGAFFYADDIQQAITRSDISVYPMPVKHLVRELTDVPNSLRGLVGNMIYVGIIAQMIGIDMEAVRAALDFHFKHREKPTLMNMSAVQAGADWAKANLVKTDPFWLEPMNKTEGLIMADGNTAGALGSIYGGVQFAGWYPITPATSLAESLNEYLPLLRKREDGKHTYAVVQAEDELAALGMAVGAGWAGLRSMTSTSGPGLSLMTEFAGLAYYAEIPVVIWDVQRIGPSTGLPTRTSQGDLTFAAFIGHGGSQSVILLPGNVFECFEFGWKAFDLAERLQTPVFVLADLDIGMNQWMSKPFEYPPTKMDRGKVLTEKDLEELKGNWGRYLDKDGDGIPYRTLPGNMHPLSSYFTRGTGHDEYARYSEDPSTFYRGMERLKKKFETARAYVPEPITHETRGAKVGIIAYGSTESAVEEARAQLAASGLKSSMMRVRALPFPASVEKFIRKYDQIIVVEMNRDGQMYQLFCMEFPELAPKLHSVAFQDGLPASAKWIREGILKFVKPAPKKPAKGSPARNKASSKKAVVKKNVARKGARK, encoded by the coding sequence ATGAACCAAAAAATCGTGAACGACTTTTCCATCACCGTCGGCACCGTGAACGGTTCTGGTTCGTCCACGGCCAACACTACCATCCTGCGCGCCATTTTCAAAATGGGCATCCCGGTCAGCGGCAAGAACCTCTTCCCCTCCAACATTCAGGGATTGCCGACCTGGTACACCATCCGCGTCAGCAAAGATGGCTACATTGGACGCGACGAAAAAAACCACATCGTGGCGACCATCAACCCGGCCTCGTTCACGCGTGACCTCGAATCGGTCGCGCCGGGCGGGGCTTTTTTCTACGCCGACGACATCCAGCAGGCCATCACCCGCAGCGACATCTCCGTCTATCCCATGCCGGTCAAACATCTCGTCCGCGAGCTGACCGACGTGCCGAACAGCCTGCGCGGACTCGTCGGCAACATGATCTACGTGGGCATCATCGCCCAGATGATCGGCATTGACATGGAAGCGGTCCGCGCCGCGCTGGACTTCCACTTCAAACACCGCGAAAAACCCACCCTGATGAACATGAGCGCCGTCCAGGCCGGCGCGGACTGGGCGAAGGCCAACCTCGTCAAGACCGATCCGTTCTGGCTCGAGCCGATGAACAAGACCGAAGGCCTGATCATGGCCGACGGCAACACGGCCGGGGCGCTCGGCTCCATCTACGGCGGCGTTCAATTCGCGGGCTGGTATCCGATCACGCCCGCCACCAGCCTGGCCGAATCCCTCAACGAATACCTGCCCCTGCTCCGCAAACGCGAAGACGGCAAGCATACCTACGCGGTCGTCCAGGCGGAAGACGAACTTGCCGCGCTGGGCATGGCGGTGGGAGCGGGCTGGGCCGGCCTGCGCTCGATGACCTCCACCTCCGGCCCGGGACTTTCCCTGATGACCGAGTTCGCGGGCCTGGCGTATTACGCCGAAATACCCGTCGTCATCTGGGACGTGCAGCGCATCGGCCCCTCCACCGGCCTGCCCACCCGAACTTCGCAAGGCGACCTGACCTTCGCGGCGTTCATCGGTCACGGCGGCTCGCAATCCGTCATCCTGCTGCCGGGCAACGTGTTCGAGTGCTTCGAATTCGGCTGGAAGGCTTTCGACCTGGCCGAGCGCCTGCAGACGCCCGTCTTCGTGCTGGCCGACCTCGATATCGGCATGAACCAGTGGATGAGCAAGCCCTTCGAATACCCTCCCACAAAGATGGACCGCGGGAAAGTCCTCACCGAAAAGGATCTGGAAGAATTGAAGGGCAACTGGGGGCGCTATCTCGACAAGGACGGGGACGGCATTCCCTATCGCACCCTGCCCGGCAACATGCACCCGCTATCGTCGTACTTTACGCGCGGCACAGGACACGACGAATACGCCCGCTACTCCGAGGACCCGTCCACCTTTTATCGCGGGATGGAACGCCTGAAGAAAAAATTCGAGACTGCGAGGGCCTACGTCCCGGAGCCGATCACCCACGAGACGCGCGGCGCGAAAGTGGGCATCATCGCCTACGGTTCGACCGAATCGGCCGTCGAGGAGGCGCGCGCCCAATTGGCCGCGTCCGGCCTCAAGTCGAGCATGATGCGGGTTCGGGCGCTGCCCTTCCCCGCGTCTGTCGAAAAGTTCATCCGAAAATACGACCAGATCATCGTGGTCGAGATGAACCGCGACGGGCAGATGTATCAACTGTTCTGTATGGAGTTTCCCGAGCTGGCGCCCAAACTCCACTCGGTCGCCTTCCAGGACGGGCTGCCCGCTTCGGCCAAATGGATCCGCGAGGGCATTTTGAAATTCGTCAAACCCGCCCCGAAGAAACCGGCAAAGGGATCGCCGGCCCGGAATAAAGCGTCCAGCAAGAAGGCTGTCGTTAAAAAGAATGTCGCCAGGAAAGGAGCCAGGAAATGA